In a single window of the Candidatus Deferrimicrobiaceae bacterium genome:
- the thiS gene encoding sulfur carrier protein ThiS, with translation MKITVNGKETPLPENPGRTIESLLEELDVSQRLYVTVELNGDILAREAFPSTPVDDGDAIEFLYFMGGGR, from the coding sequence ATGAAGATCACCGTGAACGGAAAAGAAACCCCGCTGCCGGAGAATCCCGGCCGCACCATCGAATCGCTGCTCGAGGAGTTGGACGTTTCGCAGCGGCTCTACGTGACGGTGGAGCTGAACGGCGACATCCTGGCGCGCGAAGCGTTTCCTTCGACGCCGGTGGACGACGGCGACGCCATCGAGTTCCTCTACTTCATGGGCGGGGGACGATGA
- a CDS encoding AMP-binding protein, producing the protein MTTRTTTAADTADSLTEREYWDEALETLPRHDLDALQLRLLKEHLDFAGRNSPYYRASFRDSGLAASDLRSLSDLRAFPFIKKSILRDRQTAAPLLGDLAAVPETEVVYVSASSGSTGVPTLSPFTAEDFDGWQDVEARLFYAAGMRETDRYLHALNFSMFVGGPDVIGAQRLGALTIWGGTLPADRLLFLAKSFGATVTWTTPSYAWHLGETAKAQGLDPARDLAIRKIIVAGEPGGSIPATRQAIERLWDAELYDFYGISDIFGASAGMCREREGLHLSEDHHLLEVLDPATGEPVLDGEKGEMVLTTLKKKARPMIRFRTGDIVTADRSPCACGRTHVRIKVLGRTDDMFIVNGVNLFPSDVEIAVREIPESTGEYRITLTRENRLTRFGLEIERRNGASVSETALADGVRTILRNRHGVAPHSVTIHEDGTLPRAVHKAKRVVDNR; encoded by the coding sequence ATGACGACGCGCACGACAACGGCAGCGGACACGGCAGACAGCCTCACGGAACGGGAATATTGGGACGAAGCGCTGGAGACCTTGCCCCGGCATGATCTCGATGCGCTCCAGCTGCGGCTCCTGAAGGAGCATCTCGACTTCGCCGGCCGGAATTCCCCTTATTACAGGGCATCGTTCCGGGATTCGGGCCTGGCGGCATCCGATCTCCGGTCGCTGTCCGACCTGCGCGCATTTCCCTTCATCAAGAAGTCGATCCTGCGAGATCGGCAGACCGCCGCCCCGTTGCTGGGAGATCTGGCGGCCGTGCCGGAAACCGAGGTCGTCTATGTCTCGGCTTCGAGCGGTTCCACCGGCGTGCCGACTCTGTCTCCCTTCACCGCCGAGGATTTCGACGGATGGCAGGACGTCGAGGCGCGCCTTTTCTACGCGGCAGGCATGCGCGAGACCGACCGCTACCTGCACGCGCTGAATTTCTCGATGTTCGTCGGCGGGCCCGACGTGATCGGGGCGCAGCGGCTGGGCGCCTTGACGATCTGGGGCGGTACCCTCCCGGCCGACAGGCTTCTGTTCCTGGCGAAGTCCTTCGGCGCCACGGTCACCTGGACGACGCCTTCCTACGCATGGCATCTGGGGGAGACGGCGAAAGCGCAGGGACTCGACCCCGCGCGCGATCTCGCGATCCGGAAGATCATCGTGGCGGGCGAGCCGGGCGGATCGATCCCGGCGACACGACAGGCGATCGAGCGGTTATGGGACGCCGAGCTGTACGACTTCTACGGCATCTCCGACATCTTCGGAGCCTCGGCCGGGATGTGCCGGGAGCGGGAAGGGCTGCACCTCTCGGAAGACCATCATCTCCTTGAGGTGCTCGATCCTGCAACCGGGGAGCCGGTGCTGGATGGGGAGAAGGGCGAGATGGTGCTGACGACGCTCAAGAAAAAAGCGCGCCCGATGATCCGTTTCAGGACCGGGGACATCGTCACAGCCGACCGGTCGCCATGCGCCTGCGGGCGGACGCACGTGCGGATCAAGGTGCTGGGGCGGACCGACGACATGTTCATCGTCAACGGCGTGAATCTTTTTCCGTCGGACGTGGAAATCGCGGTCCGGGAGATTCCCGAGTCGACGGGCGAATACCGGATCACGCTGACGCGGGAAAACCGACTGACGCGGTTCGGGCTGGAGATCGAGCGGAGGAACGGGGCGTCCGTCTCGGAAACCGCCCTGGCGGATGGCGTGCGGACGATCCTGCGGAATCGACACGGGGTCGCTCCCCATTCGGTGACGATCCACGAAGACGGGACGCTTCCGAGGGCGGTGCACAAGGCGAAACGGGTCGTGGACAACCGATAA
- a CDS encoding ABC transporter ATP-binding protein: MPASAGNAAGLEARGISHAFRGNIVLRGIDLSIPEGQLVALLGPSGSGKTTLLRLLAGLERPTEGRVSWKGREIGEPGIERGVVFQDYSLFPWMKVSDNLVLAIRKAFPGKPRAEQLALAEDYLEMVGLSGSASKYPYQLSGGMQQRGAIARALAIGSPVLLMDEPFGALDPLNRIRLQDLLAEVREAAQPRKTILFVTHDVDEAIFLGDRVVVLGASPGRVIADLPVSHHRGVSPRDRRAAIGEFRSLREQISDLYREDVLNRLEEPTMVAGSAEGI, translated from the coding sequence ATGCCTGCATCCGCCGGGAATGCCGCGGGTCTCGAGGCCCGCGGCATCTCCCACGCCTTCCGCGGAAATATCGTCCTGCGCGGGATCGATCTTTCGATCCCGGAGGGGCAGCTGGTGGCGCTCCTGGGGCCGAGCGGGTCCGGCAAGACCACGCTGCTCCGCCTGCTGGCGGGACTCGAGCGGCCGACGGAGGGCCGGGTCTCATGGAAGGGGCGCGAGATCGGGGAGCCCGGAATCGAGCGCGGCGTCGTCTTCCAGGACTATTCGCTCTTCCCATGGATGAAGGTGTCCGACAATCTCGTCCTGGCGATCCGGAAGGCGTTTCCCGGGAAGCCCCGTGCGGAACAGCTTGCGCTGGCGGAGGACTACCTGGAGATGGTGGGGCTTTCGGGATCGGCGTCGAAATACCCGTACCAGCTTTCCGGCGGGATGCAGCAACGGGGCGCCATCGCCCGCGCGCTCGCGATCGGATCCCCGGTGCTGTTGATGGACGAGCCGTTCGGGGCGCTCGATCCGCTCAACCGGATCCGGCTCCAGGACCTGCTGGCGGAAGTGCGGGAGGCGGCGCAGCCCCGGAAGACGATCCTCTTCGTGACGCACGATGTGGACGAGGCCATCTTTCTCGGCGACCGGGTCGTCGTGCTGGGCGCTTCCCCCGGCCGGGTGATCGCGGATCTCCCTGTTTCGCATCATCGCGGCGTCTCCCCGCGGGACCGGCGGGCGGCGATCGGCGAGTTCCGCTCGCTTCGGGAACAAATATCGGACTTGTACCGGGAAGACGTGCTGAACCGGCTCGAGGAACCCACGATGGTGGCAGGTTCGGCGGAGGGGATCTGA
- a CDS encoding YezD family protein: MSSRDAEEAKRRKAERERLALALIQDALRGLRYGTVTVIVQDGVTVQVERQEKFRIVNPGGGFREGDGI, from the coding sequence ATGAGCAGCCGGGATGCGGAAGAGGCGAAAAGAAGGAAGGCAGAAAGGGAAAGGCTCGCGCTCGCGCTGATTCAGGACGCGTTGCGGGGATTGCGGTACGGGACCGTGACGGTGATCGTCCAGGACGGGGTGACGGTCCAGGTCGAGCGGCAGGAGAAGTTCAGGATCGTCAACCCGGGCGGCGGCTTCCGGGAGGGGGACGGGATATGA
- the moeB gene encoding molybdopterin-synthase adenylyltransferase MoeB, whose product MMLTDAQIERYSRHIILKQVGGKGQQKLLDGRVLIIGAGGLGAPAALYLAAAGVGTIGIADADVVDVTNLQRQVIHFTPDVGKPKVESAAEKMRAINPDVTVKTYHEWVTAANIAGILADYDFVIDGTDNFTAKFLVNDACVLAGKPYSHAGILQFEGQALTVLPGKSTCFRCIFPEPPPKDAIPTCSQAGVLGVLPGVVGSIQATEAIKYLLGKGELLAGRLLTYNALSMRFREVPIDRNPNCPICGEQPTITALRDEVDAMTVCDLGGR is encoded by the coding sequence ATGATGCTGACGGATGCCCAGATCGAACGCTACTCGCGCCACATCATCCTCAAGCAGGTGGGCGGGAAAGGGCAGCAGAAGCTGCTCGACGGCCGCGTACTCATCATCGGGGCGGGCGGGCTCGGGGCGCCGGCCGCGCTCTACCTGGCCGCCGCAGGCGTCGGAACGATCGGCATCGCCGACGCGGATGTGGTCGACGTGACCAACCTCCAGCGGCAAGTGATCCACTTCACTCCGGACGTCGGAAAGCCCAAGGTCGAATCGGCCGCCGAAAAGATGCGCGCCATCAATCCCGACGTCACGGTGAAGACGTACCACGAATGGGTTACGGCCGCGAACATCGCCGGGATCCTGGCCGACTACGACTTCGTGATCGACGGCACCGACAACTTCACGGCAAAGTTCCTCGTCAACGACGCCTGCGTGCTTGCGGGCAAGCCATATTCCCACGCGGGCATCCTCCAGTTCGAAGGGCAGGCGCTCACGGTGCTGCCGGGGAAATCGACCTGCTTCCGCTGCATTTTCCCCGAGCCGCCCCCTAAGGATGCGATTCCCACCTGCTCACAGGCCGGCGTGCTCGGCGTTCTCCCGGGCGTGGTCGGATCGATCCAGGCGACCGAGGCGATCAAGTATCTTCTCGGCAAGGGCGAGCTTCTCGCTGGAAGGCTGCTGACGTACAACGCGCTTTCGATGCGTTTCCGCGAGGTGCCCATCGACCGCAACCCCAACTGCCCGATTTGCGGCGAGCAGCCGACGATCACGGCGCTACGCGACGAGGTCGACGCGATGACCGTGTGCGACCTGGGAGGCCGCTGA
- a CDS encoding aminotransferase class I/II-fold pyridoxal phosphate-dependent enzyme has translation MTNPIRFDTLLVHGGLEPGPSGATALPIVQSSAFAYETAESLEDVFRGRRPGQVYTRIGNPTTEGLERRLALLEGGGAAVVTASGMAAITETVLTIVRAGDEILSSSSLFGGTFSLFRDTLSNYGITTRFVDPVDLDAVRAGVNERTRLLFVETIGNPKLDVPDVPALAAIAREAGIPLVVDATVSTPALATGAQLGADLVIHSISKYIGGTGNSIGGAVIDRGTFDWGNGKFPHFDLYRKRYRPYVFTARLRKLIHKDVGGCIAPMNAFLFSEGVQTLSLRMARHCDNALALALFLAAHPKVAWVNYPGLKSSPHHATAGRLYGGRYGGLLTFGTGDKPSAFRVIDGLKIAKNLANIGDTKTLVIHPASTICVDFGPEERALMGVPDDLVRVSAGIEDIRDLIDDFGRALDSAFKGENA, from the coding sequence ATGACGAATCCGATTCGTTTCGATACCCTCCTGGTGCACGGCGGGCTGGAGCCCGGGCCCTCGGGCGCAACGGCGTTGCCGATCGTCCAGTCGTCCGCCTTCGCCTACGAGACCGCCGAATCGCTCGAGGATGTGTTCCGCGGACGGCGTCCGGGGCAGGTTTATACGCGAATCGGCAATCCGACGACCGAAGGCCTCGAGCGGCGGCTGGCGCTGCTCGAAGGGGGCGGGGCCGCCGTCGTTACCGCCTCCGGCATGGCCGCGATCACCGAGACCGTCCTGACGATCGTCCGGGCCGGCGACGAGATCCTGTCCTCCTCCTCGCTGTTCGGCGGCACCTTCTCCCTGTTTCGCGACACACTGTCGAACTACGGGATCACGACGCGGTTCGTCGACCCGGTCGACCTCGATGCGGTCCGGGCCGGCGTCAACGAACGAACCCGGCTGCTCTTCGTCGAGACGATCGGGAATCCCAAGCTCGACGTGCCGGACGTGCCGGCCCTTGCGGCGATCGCCCGGGAGGCGGGAATCCCGCTCGTGGTCGATGCGACCGTCAGCACCCCCGCGCTGGCGACGGGCGCGCAGCTTGGCGCGGACCTGGTCATCCACTCGATCAGCAAATACATCGGCGGGACCGGCAACAGCATCGGCGGCGCGGTCATCGACCGTGGGACGTTCGACTGGGGCAACGGAAAATTTCCCCACTTTGACCTCTACCGGAAACGCTATCGTCCCTATGTCTTCACCGCGCGGCTGCGCAAGCTGATCCACAAGGATGTCGGCGGCTGCATCGCGCCGATGAACGCCTTCCTGTTCTCGGAAGGGGTGCAGACGCTGTCCTTGCGGATGGCGCGCCATTGCGACAACGCGCTGGCGCTCGCCCTGTTTCTCGCCGCCCACCCAAAGGTCGCGTGGGTCAACTATCCCGGACTCAAATCGTCGCCGCATCACGCCACGGCGGGAAGACTGTACGGCGGCCGCTACGGCGGCCTGCTCACCTTCGGAACCGGCGACAAGCCTTCCGCCTTCCGCGTGATCGACGGCTTGAAGATTGCGAAGAACCTCGCGAACATCGGCGACACGAAGACGCTCGTCATCCATCCGGCGAGCACCATCTGCGTCGACTTCGGACCGGAAGAGCGGGCGCTGATGGGCGTACCGGACGACCTGGTCCGCGTCTCGGCCGGCATCGAGGACATCCGGGACCTGATCGACGATTTCGGCCGGGCGCTCGATTCGGCCTTCAAAGGAGAGAACGCATGA
- a CDS encoding M67 family metallopeptidase: MLRIPADILDAIIAHAQEGFPHEVCGILGGSEGDVSTIHRMTNTDASAEHFSMDPREQFAVVKALRAEGITMQAIYHSHPETPARPSEEDIQLALTPGVWHVIVSLTDPQAPVVRAFRIAEGKVTAEEIG, translated from the coding sequence ATGCTCCGGATCCCGGCCGACATCCTGGACGCCATCATCGCCCATGCGCAGGAGGGATTCCCGCACGAGGTGTGCGGCATCCTGGGCGGGAGCGAAGGGGACGTTTCGACGATCCACCGGATGACCAACACCGACGCGAGCGCCGAGCATTTCTCGATGGACCCGAGGGAGCAGTTCGCCGTCGTCAAGGCGCTGCGGGCCGAGGGGATCACGATGCAGGCGATCTATCACTCGCACCCGGAAACGCCCGCGCGACCTTCGGAGGAAGACATCCAGCTGGCGCTGACGCCCGGCGTTTGGCACGTCATCGTGTCGCTAACAGACCCGCAAGCCCCCGTCGTCCGGGCGTTCCGGATCGCGGAGGGAAAAGTCACCGCCGAGGAAATCGGGTAA
- a CDS encoding ABC transporter permease, producing the protein MDRNIVKFPWEPALLFIAILAAWQLVTTLTPVGANPLYPTPVKTLEALRASLPELWKGTVSSFLILVPGYLLAVAAGIFSGLIVGESARMRKTFFPFARVVAPVPPTVYVAYAIAILPTFRLSAMFVIFLGAFWPVFLNTAAGVHSIDVRYRDNARILGLSRREYLLRVAFPAALPHIFSGMAVGLALSFIMLTVAELFGANAGLGRFVQYYADFADYPKMAAGILYTGCVTWASMALLESIRKRALFWLLREDRS; encoded by the coding sequence ATGGATAGGAACATCGTGAAGTTCCCGTGGGAACCGGCGCTCCTCTTCATCGCGATCCTGGCCGCCTGGCAGCTGGTCACGACGCTGACCCCGGTCGGGGCCAACCCGCTCTATCCGACGCCGGTCAAGACGCTCGAAGCGCTTCGGGCGTCGCTTCCCGAATTGTGGAAGGGAACGGTCTCTTCGTTCCTCATCCTCGTTCCCGGATATCTCCTCGCCGTCGCCGCCGGAATCTTTTCCGGGCTGATCGTCGGCGAGTCCGCCCGGATGCGGAAAACCTTCTTCCCGTTCGCCCGCGTGGTCGCACCGGTCCCGCCCACGGTGTATGTGGCTTACGCGATCGCGATCCTGCCTACGTTCCGGTTGTCCGCCATGTTCGTGATCTTCCTGGGGGCGTTCTGGCCGGTCTTCCTCAATACCGCGGCGGGAGTCCATTCCATCGATGTCCGATACCGGGACAACGCTCGAATCCTCGGCTTATCCCGTCGGGAATACCTGCTGCGGGTCGCGTTTCCGGCGGCGCTGCCCCACATCTTTTCCGGGATGGCCGTCGGGCTTGCGCTTTCTTTCATCATGCTGACGGTCGCCGAGCTGTTCGGGGCGAACGCGGGTTTGGGACGGTTCGTCCAGTATTACGCCGATTTCGCGGACTACCCGAAGATGGCGGCCGGGATCCTGTACACGGGTTGCGTGACCTGGGCCTCGATGGCGCTCCTCGAATCGATCCGGAAGCGGGCGCTTTTCTGGCTCCTCCGGGAAGACCGGTCGTGA
- a CDS encoding 4-hydroxyphenylacetate 3-hydroxylase N-terminal domain-containing protein: protein MINGKQYLESLRRLRPNIYKWGKPLADVTTHPATRLHVAAIAACYDAAFDPESAPLFTSDSHLTNKPAHRWNTLVRSAEDVAANARMKREQFRRTGACHGATCAGWTALNALWAVTHEVDAEHGTGYHARLEKYFRHIEENGLATAGALTDAKGDRSLPPSGQADPDRYLHVKDVREDGIVVRGVKAQICGVAAAHEIVCVPGGALSESEVDFAVAFAIPRDVAGLTVVETRRPSDTRDEEEGWDAPKTGGISQAFLLFDDVFVPNDRIFLRGETPFAARFVHLFTALYRAPIGACVAGQGDVMIGAATELGKAGGLSRKVFQDKLTKMAINNETTFAVGMGAAMLGTRHPSGVWIPDPLLSHVNKVLVATLPYETKRLAQEIGGGIAETGCFPSYKDLNSPEYGKSLLDAMSAAESGEVRARLARLVEWLTVGGGIPGCLHGGGSPDGARLMVRALEPWDALGVRARHIAGLEGEVR, encoded by the coding sequence ATGATCAACGGCAAACAATACCTTGAGAGCCTCCGGCGGCTTCGTCCCAATATTTACAAGTGGGGAAAGCCACTGGCAGATGTGACGACGCATCCCGCGACGCGCCTCCATGTCGCCGCCATCGCGGCCTGCTACGACGCGGCGTTCGATCCGGAAAGCGCGCCGCTGTTCACCTCCGATTCGCATCTCACGAACAAGCCGGCACACCGCTGGAATACGCTCGTACGTTCCGCGGAGGACGTGGCCGCCAATGCCCGGATGAAGCGGGAACAGTTCCGTCGGACAGGCGCTTGCCACGGGGCGACGTGCGCCGGGTGGACGGCACTCAACGCGCTGTGGGCCGTGACGCACGAGGTTGATGCCGAGCACGGGACCGGATACCACGCGCGACTTGAAAAATACTTTCGCCATATCGAGGAAAACGGCCTGGCCACCGCCGGCGCGCTGACCGACGCGAAGGGCGACCGGTCGCTTCCGCCGTCCGGCCAGGCGGATCCCGACCGCTACCTGCACGTGAAGGATGTTCGGGAGGACGGCATCGTCGTCCGGGGCGTCAAGGCGCAGATCTGCGGCGTCGCCGCGGCGCACGAGATCGTCTGCGTCCCCGGGGGCGCGCTGTCGGAATCGGAGGTCGACTTCGCCGTCGCTTTTGCGATCCCCCGCGACGTTGCGGGACTCACCGTGGTCGAGACGCGTCGGCCGAGCGACACGCGGGACGAGGAGGAAGGCTGGGATGCCCCCAAGACGGGCGGCATCTCCCAGGCGTTCCTCCTGTTCGACGACGTCTTCGTCCCGAATGACCGGATCTTCCTCCGGGGCGAGACGCCGTTCGCGGCGCGCTTCGTCCATCTTTTTACGGCCCTCTACCGGGCTCCGATAGGAGCGTGCGTGGCCGGGCAGGGCGACGTGATGATCGGGGCCGCCACCGAGCTGGGCAAGGCGGGGGGGCTCTCGCGCAAGGTGTTCCAGGACAAGTTGACGAAAATGGCGATCAACAACGAGACCACTTTCGCGGTCGGCATGGGAGCCGCGATGCTTGGCACCCGGCACCCTTCCGGCGTCTGGATTCCCGATCCGCTGCTTTCGCATGTCAACAAGGTGCTGGTGGCGACGCTTCCTTATGAAACCAAGCGATTGGCGCAGGAGATCGGCGGGGGCATCGCCGAGACGGGATGTTTCCCTTCGTACAAGGACCTGAACTCGCCCGAGTACGGCAAGTCGTTGCTGGACGCGATGTCGGCGGCCGAAAGCGGGGAAGTGCGGGCCCGCTTGGCGCGACTGGTCGAATGGCTGACCGTCGGGGGCGGGATTCCCGGATGCCTGCACGGGGGCGGCTCTCCCGACGGGGCGCGTCTGATGGTTCGCGCCCTCGAGCCGTGGGACGCGCTGGGCGTGCGAGCCCGGCATATCGCCGGATTGGAAGGAGAGGTCCGATGA
- the larE gene encoding ATP-dependent sacrificial sulfur transferase LarE has translation MESMTEAQARKHEALKDILREIDSCVIAYSGGVDSTLLFAVAASVLGDRALAVTALSETYPASELAAARQVAASLGGRFREVDSEELDIPGFRENPRDRCYFCKKELFGKLREIADAEGLRHVLDGNNVDDRGDHRPGRRAAAEQDVRSPLEEAGFTKADIRALSHALGLPTWDKPAYACLSSRFPYGTEITRDRVRQVGQAEEALRALGFRTLRVRYHGTVARVELGPEEFGRAVGPLRADVVRIVKAAGFVYVSLDLEGFRSGAMNEA, from the coding sequence ATGGAAAGCATGACGGAAGCGCAGGCGCGCAAGCACGAGGCGCTGAAGGATATTTTGCGGGAGATCGATTCCTGCGTGATCGCCTATTCGGGCGGGGTCGACTCCACGCTGCTGTTCGCCGTGGCCGCGTCGGTGCTGGGCGACCGGGCGCTCGCGGTCACGGCGCTATCCGAAACCTATCCGGCGAGCGAGCTGGCGGCGGCCCGCCAGGTTGCGGCGTCGCTGGGCGGCCGTTTCCGCGAAGTCGACTCCGAGGAGCTCGACATCCCCGGCTTCCGCGAGAATCCGCGCGACCGCTGCTACTTCTGCAAGAAAGAGCTGTTCGGCAAGCTGCGCGAGATCGCCGACGCGGAAGGGCTGCGACACGTGCTCGACGGGAACAACGTCGACGACCGGGGCGACCACCGGCCCGGGCGGCGCGCGGCGGCCGAGCAGGATGTCCGAAGCCCGCTCGAGGAAGCCGGATTCACGAAAGCCGACATCCGGGCGCTGTCGCATGCGCTGGGATTGCCGACCTGGGACAAGCCGGCCTATGCCTGCCTCTCCAGCCGGTTCCCCTACGGCACCGAGATCACGCGCGACCGGGTGCGGCAGGTGGGGCAGGCCGAGGAAGCCCTTCGGGCGCTCGGTTTCCGCACGCTGCGCGTTCGCTACCACGGAACCGTGGCGCGCGTCGAGCTGGGCCCCGAGGAGTTCGGGCGGGCGGTCGGACCGCTCCGCGCCGACGTCGTCCGGATCGTCAAGGCCGCCGGCTTCGTCTACGTGTCGCTCGACCTGGAAGGGTTCCGTTCGGGCGCCATGAACGAGGCCTGA
- a CDS encoding ABC transporter substrate-binding protein: MAALTAFSAAAFAGEAIKVGYLPVTGHAKFFVAKEKGFFAKEGIDAELLEFANSADGLSALRADKIDIGAFGTTAPLAHIDKGADIRIIGGIMGEDAAIVTTAANAGKVKRIADLKGKKVATVRLATGDAVLRGALKDAGIDWKKDLQIFELKNPPAVIESVKSGQVDAGVVWGPFDLKAEEQGLKVVIRSDKLQPGHPCCRIVVREGKLRNTATLERFVRAILRAEKYAKENHKETIDAIVKYVKLDRALIEKAYYQGHLDQSSDPNVKGVKHFWGTMQHSEMVASKADIGQYINTAIYKAALDGLIRESPKDAYWQKLKKQFAERDA, translated from the coding sequence GTGGCTGCACTGACGGCGTTCTCGGCCGCGGCGTTCGCGGGCGAGGCGATCAAGGTCGGTTATCTGCCGGTGACCGGGCACGCGAAGTTCTTCGTCGCGAAGGAAAAGGGCTTCTTCGCGAAAGAGGGGATCGACGCCGAACTGCTGGAGTTCGCGAATTCGGCGGACGGCCTTTCGGCGCTGCGGGCCGACAAGATCGACATCGGCGCGTTCGGGACGACGGCGCCGCTAGCGCATATCGACAAGGGCGCCGACATCCGGATCATCGGCGGGATCATGGGCGAGGATGCGGCCATCGTCACGACCGCGGCAAACGCCGGAAAGGTGAAGCGGATCGCCGACCTGAAGGGAAAGAAAGTGGCGACCGTCCGCCTGGCGACAGGTGACGCGGTCCTTCGGGGCGCGCTGAAGGATGCCGGCATCGATTGGAAGAAGGACCTGCAGATCTTCGAGCTGAAGAACCCGCCGGCGGTGATCGAGTCGGTCAAGTCGGGCCAGGTGGATGCGGGCGTCGTCTGGGGACCGTTCGACCTGAAAGCCGAGGAGCAGGGGCTGAAGGTCGTGATCCGGAGCGACAAGCTCCAACCGGGACACCCGTGCTGCAGGATCGTGGTCCGGGAAGGGAAGCTCAGGAACACGGCGACGCTGGAGCGGTTCGTCCGTGCCATCCTCCGGGCCGAGAAATACGCGAAGGAGAACCACAAGGAAACCATCGACGCGATCGTTAAATACGTGAAGCTCGACCGCGCGCTGATCGAGAAGGCGTACTACCAGGGGCACCTCGACCAGAGCAGCGACCCGAACGTCAAGGGGGTCAAGCATTTCTGGGGGACGATGCAGCACTCGGAGATGGTCGCCTCGAAGGCCGACATCGGCCAATACATCAACACGGCAATCTACAAGGCGGCGCTGGACGGGCTGATCCGGGAGAGCCCGAAAGATGCCTACTGGCAGAAGCTGAAGAAACAGTTTGCGGAGCGGGACGCGTGA
- the cysK gene encoding cysteine synthase A, with protein sequence MSQIYSDNSQSIGNTPLVKLNHVTDGAKATVLVKVEGRNPAYSVKDRIGQNLIADAEKRGVLKPGVEIVEPTSGNTGIALAYVAAARGYKLTLTMPETMSIERRRILAALGAKLVLTPGVEGMKGAISKAEEIAASEPGRWFLPQQFKNPANPEIHEKTTGPEIWNDTNGGVDVIVSGVGTGGTITGVSRYIKKTKGKAIISVAVEPKESPVITQKLAGEPLKPGPHKIQGIGAGFIPDTLDLTLVDRVELVGSDEAIETAKRLSREEGLLVGISSGAAAAVAVRLAKLPEFAGKTIVAILPDLAERYLSTALFEGI encoded by the coding sequence ATGAGCCAGATTTACAGCGACAACTCGCAATCGATCGGGAACACCCCGCTGGTGAAGCTGAACCATGTGACCGATGGGGCGAAGGCGACCGTGCTCGTCAAGGTTGAAGGGCGCAACCCGGCCTACTCGGTCAAGGACCGGATCGGGCAGAACCTGATCGCGGACGCCGAGAAGCGGGGCGTCCTCAAGCCCGGCGTCGAGATCGTAGAGCCGACCAGCGGCAACACCGGCATCGCGCTGGCCTACGTCGCCGCGGCGCGCGGCTACAAGCTCACGCTGACGATGCCCGAGACGATGAGCATCGAGCGACGGCGGATTCTTGCGGCGCTGGGCGCCAAGCTGGTACTGACGCCGGGAGTCGAAGGGATGAAGGGCGCGATCAGCAAGGCCGAGGAGATCGCGGCCTCCGAGCCGGGCCGCTGGTTCCTGCCGCAGCAGTTCAAGAATCCCGCGAATCCCGAGATCCACGAGAAGACGACGGGCCCCGAGATCTGGAACGATACCAACGGGGGCGTCGACGTGATCGTCTCCGGCGTCGGGACCGGCGGCACGATCACAGGCGTCTCGCGTTACATCAAGAAGACGAAGGGCAAGGCAATCATCTCTGTGGCCGTCGAGCCGAAGGAGAGCCCGGTCATCACGCAGAAGCTGGCCGGAGAGCCGCTGAAGCCGGGACCCCACAAGATCCAGGGGATCGGCGCAGGCTTCATCCCGGACACGCTCGACCTGACGCTTGTGGACCGTGTCGAGCTGGTGGGCAGCGACGAGGCGATCGAGACCGCGAAGCGGCTGAGCAGGGAGGAAGGGCTGCTGGTCGGCATCTCGTCTGGAGCGGCCGCCGCGGTTGCCGTCCGGCTCGCGAAGCTGCCGGAGTTCGCGGGCAAGACCATCGTCGCGATCCTTCCGGATCTGGCCGAGCGCTACCTGTCGACGGCGCTGTTCGAAGGGATCTAG